The Solibacillus sp. FSL W7-1436 genome window below encodes:
- a CDS encoding S-layer homology domain-containing protein: MSGKSLKIFTATAVAATVFAPVASANTTFKDITPANSHYEAVKSLVERGIINGYEDGDYCGAKRPPVRNFKPLNADN; this comes from the coding sequence TTGTCTGGAAAATCATTAAAAATCTTTACTGCCACAGCGGTGGCAGCTACAGTGTTCGCACCTGTTGCAAGTGCAAATACTACATTTAAGGATATCACACCTGCAAATTCGCATTATGAAGCTGTGAAATCATTAGTTGAACGTGGAATTATTAACGGTTATGAAGATGGTGATTATTGCGGAGCAAAAAGACCACCAGTGCGGAACTTTAAGCCACTCAATGCGGACAATTGA